The Fusobacterium sp. SYSU M8D902 genome contains the following window.
GATATTAATTAAATTATACTTATAATTCATCAATAATCAAGAGAGATTTTTATTTACACAAAATTTTTTATACTATCCCTTGGTGATTAGTTACCTTTTTTATAAATGTCTCCACGACTTCCTATATCTAATACTATAACTACAATTTTATCTTGATGAACTTCAAATAAAGCTCTATTACTTCCAATTCTTAATCTATAGGTATATTCATTAGAACAATGGTATTTTTTAATATCATATTTTTTTACATTCTCATTACTTTCAGTCAATTCTTTAAAAGCCTTGTAAAACCT
Protein-coding sequences here:
- a CDS encoding type II toxin-antitoxin system RelE/ParE family toxin, with the translated sequence MSYYNYKVLYKKSAEKFLMSNKIEGLRFYKAFKELTESNENVKKYDIKKYHCSNEYTYRLRIGSNRALFEVHQDKIVVIVLDIGSRGDIYKKGN